Sequence from the Erythrobacter insulae genome:
GGAAAGATGATCGCCATCGTCATCTCTCTCGGCATCAGCGCCGTTTCGTTTAACACGCTGATTGTCTGATAGAATATCCCCTCGTCTCAAATACCGAATGCGGCTTTCGCGATCCCCCTGCGAAAGCCGCATTTTTCAAGCCCGGCCTTCAGCCTTTTCAGCGCTCGCCCTGCAATTTTTTCGCTTGCGCGCGCAGATCGGTTTTAAGCAGCTTTCCGATATGGCTCCGTGGCATTTCCTCGATCGGATAAAGCGCGGATAAACGCTGTGTTTTGCCAAGCCGCGCGTTTACCGCGCCGCAGATTTCCTCGCAGCTTCGTCCGTTTTCTTTCACCACTGCAAACCCGACAGGGGTTTCGCCCCATTGCCGTGATGCGATGCCCACCACAGCGGCTTCGATCACATCGTCTTCTTGCGCAAGCTCGGCTTCGAGATCGCTTGGATAGATATTAAATCCGCCCGATATGATCATGTCCTTGGCCCGTCCGACAAGCTCGACAAAACCATCCTCATCAACGCGGCCAATATCGCCCATCCGCATCCACTGTTCGCCGGTTTCGGGGTCGCTCCACTGCGCTTCGGCGGTTTTGTCGGGCCGGTTTTTGTAGCCGGTCATCATGGTCATGGACCGCCCGATCAAATTGCCCGGCGTACCGGCCGCTACCGGTTTGTCTTCATCATCCAGAACTTTAAGCTCGCTACCAGGTGCAGGCCGGCCGACAGTGTGCAGCTTGTCCGGGAATTCGTGGCACGCGAGCAAGCATACGACGCCGCCCTCTGTCATCGAGTAAATCTCGATCAATCCGCCCGGCATCCGGTCCAACACTTCACGTTTTAACTCGGCCGAAAACGGCGCAGAGGTGCAATATTTCAGCGCCAGCGATGACAGATCGAAATCGTCAAAGCCGGGGTAATCCATCAGACGCTGATATTGGACCGGAACCAGCATGGTGATGGTGGTTTTGTCAGCCTGGGCATTTTCCAGCCACTTCGCGCAATCGAATTTGCCCATGATGCGCACCGTGCCGCCCGCCATTAACGGAGGCAGGAACGCAACCATGGTGGTGTTGGAATAAAGCGGCGTTGAAGCAAGCGAGCGCACCGGCAAGCCAGCGGCCAGATAGGACAGCGCGGTGGTGCCAAATTGCCGCCAGCGCATTTGGTGGGAATGGACAATACCCTTGGGAATACCGGTGGTGCCGCTTGAATAGATGATGTTGAACGGATCGCTGGGTTCGGGCTTGAAATCCGGCGCTGTGCTGCCCGGCGGGGCCATCCACCCTGCAATGTCCTCCAAAGGAACACGGATCAGATCGGCCATGAAATCCGGGCCCAGTTCTTCGGCCTTGGCGGCATCAATGAACAGGTGCCGCGCGCCTGAATCTTTCGCCATGCCGCCGAGCTGTTCCGCCGACGCGCTCGTCGTCAGCGGTGCCGCCACGCCGCCAGCACGCACCGCCGCCAGAAACACCAGCGCATAATTGACGCTCGAATATCCGAGAATGGCGACAGATTGCCCGCGCCGCAGGCCGGTTTCGATCAATCTCGCAGCCAGCCGCTCAACCTCTCCGATCAATTCTGCCCATGCGACATCGCGCGTCTCGTCCACCAGAGCAATCGCATCGGGCCGGGCCTGCGCCCAGTTGCGCAAAATTTCCGGGAAAGAGCCGAATGGCTGATCGAGTTTATCCTGCATGGTGCGGCTGATCCTTGCGGCTTGTGTCTGACAGCCTTTGACCTAAAACTGATCGGCAGAATTGAACAGGGGGGATTCCGTGATGGACAAATGGGCAATCGCGAAAACAGCCTTGGTCGCCGGCGCATTGTTGGCCTGCGCGCCGGCATCGGGCCATCCCGCTGGTGTGCCGCGAACAGTGCTGGCGATTGTGGCGCATCCCGATGATGAATTGTTCATGGCCCCGGCTTTGGCCAGCGAGGCACGGCAGGGCGCGCGCGTCATTATAGTTTACGCGACCAGCGGCGATGCCGGGCCCGGCGTCAGCGGAATGGAAAAAGGCAAGGCGCTGGCCCAAATGCGGCTTAAGGAAGCATATTGCTCGGCTCAGGCACTTGGCGCGCTGCCTGTTTTCCTGCAATTTGGCGATGGTGAGCTCGCGGTGGCTGCGGGATCGGAAGACAGCACGGCGGCCAAATTGACCAAGGCGTTGCGCGAGCAGATCATTGATCGCCGCCCCGATGCCATCCTGACTTGGGGCCCAGACGGTGGATATGGCCATCCCGATCACCGCATGGTCAGCGCGCTGACGACCCAGATCGTACAATCGATAGATGCAAGCACCAGACCGCCGCTGTTGTATTCAGCCATCGCCGCAGGGCGCATCACCGCCGCGCCGGAAATCGGTCCGTGGGCCGAAACCGCGCCTGATCTCCTGACCGTAAATTACAGCTATACAGATGATGATCTGGCCCGATCTGTCGCCGCTGCACAGTGCCACAAAACCCAATTTGATGACGCTTCGCGGGCAGGGATTATGCCGCTGTTCGATCAGGCAATCTGGAAAGGAAAGATCAGCTTTCGCAGCGCGTTTTAGAGCGCAGGGCCGCGCACTTCCCCAGTCGGTGGAAAAACCACCCGAAAAGCCCTCAGAAAGTTTGGGTTTCGCCGGTGCAGCGCCTATATAATGACAATGGATGAAAACACCTCAGAGAATAACTCTACACCGTCGCAAAATGAAAAAATGCAGGGCGAATATGGCGCGGATTCGATCAAGGTTCTGAAAGGCCTTGATGCCGTTCGCAAACGCCCCGGCATGTATATCGGTGATACCGATGACGGGTCGGGCCTCCATCACATGGTGTTCGAGGTTTCGGATAACGCAATCGACGAGGCTTTGGCCGGCCATTGCGATCTGGTTCTGATCGAACTTAACCCCGATGGCAGCGTTTCAGTTGAGGACAATGGCCGCGGCATTCCGGTTGGGATGCAC
This genomic interval carries:
- a CDS encoding PIG-L family deacetylase, with product MDKWAIAKTALVAGALLACAPASGHPAGVPRTVLAIVAHPDDELFMAPALASEARQGARVIIVYATSGDAGPGVSGMEKGKALAQMRLKEAYCSAQALGALPVFLQFGDGELAVAAGSEDSTAAKLTKALREQIIDRRPDAILTWGPDGGYGHPDHRMVSALTTQIVQSIDASTRPPLLYSAIAAGRITAAPEIGPWAETAPDLLTVNYSYTDDDLARSVAAAQCHKTQFDDASRAGIMPLFDQAIWKGKISFRSAF
- a CDS encoding class I adenylate-forming enzyme family protein, producing the protein MQDKLDQPFGSFPEILRNWAQARPDAIALVDETRDVAWAELIGEVERLAARLIETGLRRGQSVAILGYSSVNYALVFLAAVRAGGVAAPLTTSASAEQLGGMAKDSGARHLFIDAAKAEELGPDFMADLIRVPLEDIAGWMAPPGSTAPDFKPEPSDPFNIIYSSGTTGIPKGIVHSHQMRWRQFGTTALSYLAAGLPVRSLASTPLYSNTTMVAFLPPLMAGGTVRIMGKFDCAKWLENAQADKTTITMLVPVQYQRLMDYPGFDDFDLSSLALKYCTSAPFSAELKREVLDRMPGGLIEIYSMTEGGVVCLLACHEFPDKLHTVGRPAPGSELKVLDDEDKPVAAGTPGNLIGRSMTMMTGYKNRPDKTAEAQWSDPETGEQWMRMGDIGRVDEDGFVELVGRAKDMIISGGFNIYPSDLEAELAQEDDVIEAAVVGIASRQWGETPVGFAVVKENGRSCEEICGAVNARLGKTQRLSALYPIEEMPRSHIGKLLKTDLRAQAKKLQGER